In Gossypium arboreum isolate Shixiya-1 chromosome 5, ASM2569848v2, whole genome shotgun sequence, a single genomic region encodes these proteins:
- the LOC108450182 gene encoding auxin response factor 10-like, which translates to MRKEAEKSLDPQLWHACAGSMVQIPPVNSKVFYFPQGHAEHSLYPVDFSSSPPIPALLLCRVASVKFLADAETDEVYAKIMLVPLPNTEPDLENDAVFGGGSDNVEKPASFAKTLTQSDANNGGGFSVPRYCAETIFPRLDYTADPPVQTVIARDVHGEIWKFRHIYRGTPRRHLLTTGWSSFVNHKKLVAGDSIVFLRAENGELCVGIRRAKRGNDTGAESGLGNGNYVSPYGGFSGFLKEDESKITRKRSPRGKGKVRAEAVVEAVALAANGQPFEIVYYPRASTPEFCVKASAVRAAMRVPWCSLMRFKMAFETEDCSRISWFMGTVSSVHIADPLRWPNSPWRLLQVTWDEPDLLQNVERVSPWLVELVPNMLPVHLSPFSTVTPRKKLRLPEHLDFPLVEQFPMPPFSGHPLRSSNPLRCLSDNAPAGIQGARHAQFRLSSSDPHLNKLKSGLFPSGFQLFDPQPRVPNGISMTKHTDSNDDNLSCLLTVGNSSPKKKSENGKRHQFLLFGQPILTEQQLSHSCSTGVKTSVKNEDKRKDSSNGSGSALENQLSPEKSFTTRLLWRQDYQTPEPGSATGHCKVFLESEDVGRTLDLTVLGSYEELYRRLANMFGRERSEMLGHVLYRDATGAVKQTGDEPFSTFMKTVKRLNIRMDSRNDADGRSWLTGIRTAENRLEGPNKRGPLSIFA; encoded by the exons ATGAGAAAAGAGGCAGAAAAGAGCTTGGATCCTCAGCTATGGCATGCCTGTGCTGGATCCATGGTTCAAATTCCACCAGTGAACTCCAAAGTCTTCTACTTTCCTCAAGGCCATGCCGAACACTCTTTATATCCGGTCGATTTTTCATCTTCTCCTCCAATCCCGGCTCTACTTCTTTGCCGGGTGGCTTCTGTCAAATTCTTGGCTGATGCTGAAACCGATGAAGTGTATGCCAAGATCATGCTTGTACCATTGCCCAACACTGAGCCTGATCTCGAGAACGATGCCGTTTTCGGTGGTGGGTCTGATAATGTGGAAAAGCCTGCTTCTTTTGCTAAGACATTGACTCAATCCGATGCAAACAACGGAGGTGGTTTTTCGGTTCCCAGATATTGTGCTGAAACCATATTTCCGAGACTGGATTACACTGCCGATCCTCCGGTTCAAACTGTGATTGCCAGGGATGTTCATGGTGAGATTTGGAAGTTTAGGCATATCTATAGGGGAACCCCTAGGAGACATTTATTGACTACTGGCTGGAGTAGTTTCGTTAACCATAAGAAACTTGTTGCTGGGGACTCCATTGTGTTCTTGAGAGCCGAAAACGGTGAGCTTTGTGTTGGGATAAGGCGGGCCAAGCGTGGGAATGATACTGGAGCTGAATCTGGTCTTGGAAATGGAAACTACGTTAGTCCTTATGGAGGGTTTTCAGGTTTCTTGAAGGAGGATGAGAGTAAGATAACCCGAAAACGGAGTCCGAGAGGGAAGGGAAAAGTGAGAGCAGAGGCTGTTGTGGAGGCAGTGGCGCTTGCCGCTAATGGCCAGCCTTTTGAGATAGTTTACTATCCGAGAGCAAGCACACCGGAGTTTTGTGTTAAGGCATCTGCAGTAAGGGCGGCAATGAGGGTTCCTTGGTGTTCTTTGATGAGGTTCAAGATGGCTTTCGAGACCGAGGATTGTTCTAGGATTAGTTGGTTCATGGGGACTGTATCTTCTGTTCATATTGCAGACCCCCTTCGCTGGCCTAATTCCCCGTGGCGCCTTCTTCAG GTAACATGGGATGAACCAGATTTGCTGCAAAATGTTGAACGCGTGAGTCCCTGGTTGGTTGAATTGGTACCGAACATGCTTCCCGTCCACCTGTCACCCTTCTCAACAGTGACCCCCAGAAAGAAGTTGAGGCTTCCTGAGCACCTCGATTTCCCCCTTGTCGAACAATTTCCGATGCCACCGTTTTCCGGTCATCCCCTCAGGTCAAGCAACCCCTTACGTTGTTTATCTGATAATGCTCCTGCAGGCATACAGGGAGCCAGGCATGCTCAATTCAGATTATCTTCATCAGATCCTCATCTTAATAAACTGAAGTCTGGACTGTTTCCGTCTGGCTTCCAGCTGTTTGATCCACAACCTCGAGTTCCCAATGGCATCTCAATGACAAAGCACACAGACAGTAACGATGATAATCTATCGTGCTTATTAACAGTAGGGAATTCTAGTCCAAAAAAGAAATCTGAAAACGGAAAGAGACACCAGTTTTTACTCTTTGGTCAGCCGATACTTACTGAGCAGCAGCTTTCTCATAGCTGTTCAACTGGAGTAAAAACTTCGGTCAAGAATGAAGACAAAAGAAAAGATTCTTCCAATGGTTCAGGATCTGCTCTTGAGAATCAATTGTCTCCAGAGAAGTCATTTACTACCAGATTATTGTGGCGGCAGGACTATCAAACCCCAGAACCTGGCTCAGCCACTGGTCATTGCAAGGTATTCTTGGAATCTGAGGATGTGGGACGAACTCTTGACCTCACAGTTCTCGGTTCTTATGAAGAGCTATACAGGAGGTTGGCTAACATGTTTGGAAGAGAAAGATCAGAGATGTTGGGCCATGTCTTGTATCGAGATGCAACAGGTGCTGTCAAACAAACTGGAGATGAACCATTCAG TACTTTTATGAAGACGGTCAAAAGATTGAACATAAGGATGGATTCACGCAATGATGCCGATGGAAG GTCATGGCTCACAGGTATTCGAACTGCCGAAAACAGACTAGAAGGGCCAAACAAGAGAGGTCCCTTGAGCATATTTGCATGA
- the LOC108450221 gene encoding GATA transcription factor 11-like, protein MSKSWFDKGYNGVGTNDDFFDDVIKYLDLPLEDVEGPDGNGSTEDVNNFLLPVEENNDGGEDWDCDFENLEPPPTNVLASLSSGFYGDFFSDSLAQNLTDSCDGSSQLNQLSSTTSITPRSDCTDVKGSTWFQTSSPVSVLESSSSCSAANPTPIDPKLSFLVKKRGRSKRRPASTFNRQFIFPSISSTSSASRGTNYVVGSESESENNPTEKPAKKRQKKKKNLTLLSGCNETKKPPYLQPVVIMKCTHCEVTETPQWREGPMGPKTLCNACGVRYRSGRLFPEYRPAASPTFVASMHSNSHKKVVEMRKKAKLPLSSIPPKVSFR, encoded by the exons ATGAGTAAATCTTGGTTTGACAAAGGCTACAATGGGGTTGGGACCAACGATGATTTCTTTGATGACGTTATAAAGTATTTGGATTTGCCATTGGAAGACGTTGAAGGACCTGATGGCAATGGTAGTACAGAGGACGTAAATAATTTTCTGCTGCCCGTGGAAGAGAACAATGATGGTGGTGAAGACTGGGATTGTGATTTTGAAAACTTAGAGCCGCCACCTACCAATGTTTTGGCCAGCTTATCTTCCGGGTTCTATGGTGATTTCTTCAGTGATAGTTTGGCCCAAAACCTTACCGATTCT TGTGATGGATCTTCACAACTAAACCAGCTCTCAAGCACTACCAGCATTACCCCACGCAGCGACTGTACTGATGTGAAAGGTTCGACCTGGTTCCAGACTTCCAGTCCAGTATCCGTGCTTGAAAGCAGTAGCTCTTGCTCCGCTGCAAATCCCACACCTATTGACCCCAAACTAAGTTTCCTGGTGAAGAAGCGAGGTCGAAGCAAGCGCAGACCAGCATCTACCTTTAACCGGCAGTTCATATTTCCTTCAATATCCTCCACATCCTCTGCCTCCAGAGGAACTAATTATGTGGTTGGTTCTGAATCAGAATCAGAAAACAATCCTACTGAGAAACCTGCCAAAAAGAgacagaagaagaaaaagaacctGACATTGCTTTCGGGTTGCAATGAGACCAAGAAACCCCCTTACCTACAGCCTGTTGTTATTATGAAATGTACGCACTGCGAAGTTACAGAAACACCACAATGGAGAGAAGGGCCAATGGGACCCAAGACCCTTTGTAATGCATGTGGTGTTCGGTACCGGTCTGGCCGCCTTTTTCCAGAGTATCGTCCTGCGGCTAGTCCGACGTTCGTTGCATCAATGCATTCCAACTCTCATAAGAAGGTGGTAGAGATGAGAAAAAAAGCCAAGTTGCCGTTGTCGTCGATCCCACCCAAAGTGTCATTCCGGTAA